Below is a window of Chryseobacterium arthrosphaerae DNA.
CCGCTCTTAGGATTATCAATGATGCCCGAGGCAGATTTTGTTTCGGCTATTTTACCTCTGCTGCAAAGTAATTCTGTAGAAGTACTGGAGTGGTCATTTGACACTTTTTATGAGGCAAAAGAACCGGAGTGGTTGGATGAACTGCTTAATTTTTATTCAGAAAATCAGCGGTTGATCGGTCATGGGGTTTACTATTCGCTGTTTGATGCCTTATGGACTGAAAGACAGGAGAACTGGCTGAAAAAATTAAAAGAAGAAGTCCGTAAAAGAAAATACAACCATATCACGGAACATTTCGGTTTTATGAATACCGAAAATTTCCACCAGGGAGTTCCTTTGCCGGTACCCCTGCATCCGAAAACACTGCTGATAGGAAAAGACAGGCTTTACAGGCTTCAGGATGCTGTTCAGCTTCCTGTGGGTATAGAAAATCTGGCCTTTTCATTTTCCATAGAGGATGTAAAAGAGCAAGGCGTATTCCTTGATAACCTCATAGCAGATATCAATGGTTTCCTGATTCTTGATCTTCATAATATATATTGCCAGGCCTGTAATTTTGAAGTGGAAATGGAGGATATCATCCGTTTATATCCGTTGGATAAAGTAAGGGAAATTCATCTTTCCGGGGGAAGCTGGCAGGAGAGTGTATATGCCAGAAAGATGATTCGCAGAGATACCCACGATGATCTTATTCCTGAAGAAATTTTTTCTGTTTTACCCGCTGTGATTACCCAATGTAATAATCTTGAATATGTAATTATTGAAAGACTGGGGCACACGATAAAAACGGATCAGGAAAAGAGAGCTTTCCTTGATGATTTTACCAGGGCCAGAAGAATAATCGACGATTCGGAAATTAAAACCGGAAAGAAGATCAGATGGGGCCAAAAAGAAATGGGATTTTCAAATAGTCCTGTTGAAGACGATGCTTTATATGAAGAACAATCCAGGTTGACAAAACTTCTTTTTGACAGTTCCGGAGCAGAAATGATCAAAGAACAGAGATTCCATTATTTTAAAACAGAAAACTGGGATCCGGATATGATTCTGACAGCTCAGAATATCATTAAAAAATGGAATCCTTATTAATATCTTACTAATAATCACAAACCAAATTATATGAAAATGATAACTTTAGTTCTGATCATTACTGCCGTCCTTACCGCTCTGATAGGAGGGCTTTTTTATGCTTACTCGTGCTCTGTGGTTCTGGGACTCGGAAAACTGTCCGATGCAGAATACCTGAAAGCGATGCAGCACATCAACCGGGAAATTCTTAATCCCGTTTTTTTCTTAAGCTTTATGGGAACAGCAATTCTTCTTCCGGTATCTGCCTTTCTTTTTCGTGGGCAACCTGCTTTTATTTTCCTTTTGCTTGCATCAGCAGCTTACCTTGTAGGTGTTTTCGGGGTTACTGTGGCTGGAAATGTCCCGATGAACGATATGCTGGACCGGTTTGATATTGCCGGAGCGACCTCGGATGCCATCAAACAGATGCGTGATAATTTTGAAAGCAGATGGAATTTTCTGAATAATATACGAACTGTTTTTTCAGTCATCAGCATTATTCTGACAGTCTGCGCCTGTATCTGGAATAAGGATGTCTGAAAATGAATGAAATACAGGTAGAAATACTTAGTGGTAAATTCAGTATTTCTACGGATGTGTGGTATGTTTTTTATTCGGACATTTGGTATAGATAGCAGCACGAATTTATACATTAAAAATTGTGAAAAAAAATTAGTAACCACGACTACTCAAACTCAAACAGAAAGACAGCCTTCTGGCTGTCTTTTTTATAGGTATGAGAGGGGAATAACCTTTAAGAAACAGTGTTTTTCCTGTGAATGCACCATTGGTTTATTTTGATCTTTGTTTCAATAATAATTAAAATTAAAACCAATGAAACATTTAGAAGAACTTTTGGCAACCGGGCTTTTATTTTCAAAGAAGCTTTATTGTATACTTTTACTTGCTGCTGTGTTTTCTGCAGCCAGCTGCAGTAAAGATGATGATGAAATCATTACGCCTGTAACGTATGCCGTGGAAAATCCTTTGAATAAATACCACGAAGCTGCTGGCTTTACAGTGACAACCAATTTTATCAATTCAGGGAATTATGAATTTGGTCTTGCTTTTTCTCCCGATGTAAAAGGAAAAATGACGGCAATAACCGTAAAACTTCCTGATACGAATGCGAGTCTGAGGGTGACCGTATGGGATTATACTGCTAAAACCGTATTGAGAACAGAAACGGTGAATGTTACTGCTTCCAATACCTTAATCACCAAAGAAATATCAGAATTAGCTTTGGAAAAAGATAAAAAATATATGATTACAATGAACTCCAACGACTGGTATAAAAGATCAAAACCTGATAATACCAATGCGGTGTATCCGATCACTGCAGGAAATATTAAGATTCTGGAATACAAATGGGGAAGTGGTACTGCACAGACGTTTCCGGCTATGACTTCTCTGGATTATAATGGTGGAGATCTGAGCTTTAATTTTCAACAGGTAGACTAATACTAATAACCCTATCTATTTCTTCAATATAAAAGGCAGCTCCTGAGAGCTGCCTTTTATACTATATTAATCTTAATGTTTTAAATCTTTAAAAGCTCAATAGTTCTTTCAGGGCTTTCTGCAGAAAATACAGCATTTCCGGCCACTAAAACATCTGCTCCGGCTTCAAAAAGTTTTGAAGCATTGTCAAGATTTACACCTCCGTCCACTTCAATAAGTGCTGTAGAGTTATTGCTTAAGATAAGATCTTTCGTTTCAGCAATTTTCTTGTAAGTGTTTTCGATGAATTTCTGTCCGCCAAATCCAGGGTTTACACTCATCAACAATACAAGATCTACATCTGCAATGATATCTTCCAGCATAAGAACAGGAGTGGAAGGGTTCAGAACAACACCTGCCTTAGCTCCTTTGCTCTGGATGTGGTGAATGGTTCTGTGAAGATGGGTGCACGCTTCATAATGTACAGATACAAGATCAGCCCCATGATTGATGAATTCATCAACATATTTTTCAGGCTCAACGATCATCAGGTGAACATCCACAAATTTTTTGGCATGCTGCTGAACCGTCTTCATCACAGGAAAACCAAATGAAATGTTCGGTACAAATCTTCCGTCCATAACATCAATATGGAACCAGTCGGCCTGAGATCTGTTCAGCATTTCAATATCTCTTTGCAGATTCCCGAAGTCTGCAGATAAAAGGGATGGAGCAATAAGCTTCGTTTTCATTTTTACTTTTTATACTTTTACTTAGATTTCAATCTTTTAAAATGGATTATCAACCAGAATGTGATACAGGAAAATACTTCCGAATATCACTGTTTCTATGATGGTCAATTTGATATAATTAACTTTAATCACCAGTAATCTGTCAATTATCAATAATCCTAACGGCACGAAACTGACAAAAAATAACATTTCAAGGATCATGTTATATGCTGAACCCGCTTTAGGGGGATCAAACAGCTTATAAACAGTTAAAAAAGCTATATAAAGAAAAAAAAGAGCTGTTAAAACTGATATAAGGGTCGGCTTCCGGATTAAATGATAAAAAAACTTTTCCATTTTAATGATACTTCAGTTTCATTTCCGGCTT
It encodes the following:
- the chrH gene encoding MNIO family chryseobactin maturase, whose amino-acid sequence is MKKPLLGLSMMPEADFVSAILPLLQSNSVEVLEWSFDTFYEAKEPEWLDELLNFYSENQRLIGHGVYYSLFDALWTERQENWLKKLKEEVRKRKYNHITEHFGFMNTENFHQGVPLPVPLHPKTLLIGKDRLYRLQDAVQLPVGIENLAFSFSIEDVKEQGVFLDNLIADINGFLILDLHNIYCQACNFEVEMEDIIRLYPLDKVREIHLSGGSWQESVYARKMIRRDTHDDLIPEEIFSVLPAVITQCNNLEYVIIERLGHTIKTDQEKRAFLDDFTRARRIIDDSEIKTGKKIRWGQKEMGFSNSPVEDDALYEEQSRLTKLLFDSSGAEMIKEQRFHYFKTENWDPDMILTAQNIIKKWNPY
- the chrI gene encoding chryseobasin maturation helper ChrI, with protein sequence MKMITLVLIITAVLTALIGGLFYAYSCSVVLGLGKLSDAEYLKAMQHINREILNPVFFLSFMGTAILLPVSAFLFRGQPAFIFLLLASAAYLVGVFGVTVAGNVPMNDMLDRFDIAGATSDAIKQMRDNFESRWNFLNNIRTVFSVISIILTVCACIWNKDV
- a CDS encoding DUF4082 domain-containing protein, which encodes MKHLEELLATGLLFSKKLYCILLLAAVFSAASCSKDDDEIITPVTYAVENPLNKYHEAAGFTVTTNFINSGNYEFGLAFSPDVKGKMTAITVKLPDTNASLRVTVWDYTAKTVLRTETVNVTASNTLITKEISELALEKDKKYMITMNSNDWYKRSKPDNTNAVYPITAGNIKILEYKWGSGTAQTFPAMTSLDYNGGDLSFNFQQVD
- the rpe gene encoding ribulose-phosphate 3-epimerase, with protein sequence MKTKLIAPSLLSADFGNLQRDIEMLNRSQADWFHIDVMDGRFVPNISFGFPVMKTVQQHAKKFVDVHLMIVEPEKYVDEFINHGADLVSVHYEACTHLHRTIHHIQSKGAKAGVVLNPSTPVLMLEDIIADVDLVLLMSVNPGFGGQKFIENTYKKIAETKDLILSNNSTALIEVDGGVNLDNASKLFEAGADVLVAGNAVFSAESPERTIELLKI